AGAGAGATATCATATATTCCGCAAGCAGCCATGAATGCCCTGAATCCTACGCTCAAAATCATTCATTTCGTCGAGGATATTATGAAGGAGCATCGCCCTGAGCTGAACAAGAAGCAGGTGTGGGAGATGGCGGCGGAACGGTTCGAAACCTTGAATTTGTCAACCAAGGTGCTGAACTCTTATCCAAACGAGCTGTCAGGCGGCATGAAGCAGCGGACGGTTATCGCGATCTCAACCATTCTGAATCCCAAAGTGCTGATTGCGGACGAACCGACCTCGGCGCTGGACGTAACCTCGCAGAAAGCGGTGATCAAACTGCTGAAGAGTTTGCTGGATCGGGGCTATATTCAGTCTCTGGTATTCATCACGCACGAGCTGCCGCTGCTTTATCACGTAACGGATGACATCATCGTCATGTATGCAGGGGAGATCGTGGAGCGCGGTACCGCAGAGCAAATGATTTTTGACCCGATACACCCGTATACGAAAAAGCTGATGGGTTCCATCATTGTGCCCGAGGAAGGTATGAAAGGCCATAAGCTGGCCGCCATCCCGGGGACCCCGCCTAATTTGAAGAACGTGCCGGAGGGCTGCCGGTTCGCGGATCGCTGTTCCTATGTGCAAGACGCCTGCCGAAAGGGAAAGATTGTGAGCCAGACCGTGGAGGATCGGATGTATCGCTGCATCGTAGAACCGGGTGTGCTTAAGGAGTGGTATGCGAATGAAGAAGAATGATGTCCTGATTCGGGGAGAGCATCTTACCAAGGTATTCGGTTACGGAAAGCAGAAGACAACCGCCGTGGAGGATGTTAGCTTTACCTTCCATGAAGGCGAAATCATATCGATTGTCGGCGAGAGCGGAAGCGGCAAAACGACACTGGCCAAAATGATCATGGGCCTGCTGAAGGAGAGCAGCGGTACGATTGAGTATATGGGCAAGCCAAGACAACTGAAGCGGCACAGAGACCGCAAGCGCTATTGGAAAAACATCCAGGCGATCTTCCAGGACCCGTTCTCTTCGTTCAATCTGTTCTACAAAGTCGAGAAACTGCTGCTCGACTGCATCAAGCTGCAGGGTGATAAACTGACGAAGGAGGAGCAATTCCGCAAAATGAAGGAAGCGTGCTCCTTCGTCAATCTGAAATTTGAAGAGCTGCACAATAAATACCCGTTCGAACTGTCCGGCGGGCAAATGCAGCGCCTGATGATTGCCCGGATCTTCATGCTTCATCCGAAGCTGCTGATTGCGGATGAACCGACCTCCATGGTTGACGCATGCTCACGATCCACGATACTGGATATGCTCTTGAAGCTGCGGGATGAGAACAACATGACAATTATTTTCATTACCCATGACGTAGGGCTTGCTTATTATGTAAGCGATACGCTGTATATTATGGAGCAGGGGAAAGTTGTGGAGCGGGGACCAGCGGAAGAGGTGATCTTGAATCCGCAGCATCCTTATACCCAGCAGTTAATTTCAGATGTGCCCAAGATCCACTCCGAGTGGGATTTGGCATGAGCGATGTGTACGATGGAAATGTCATAATGGAAATGCCCGAAGCGAAACGCCGCTTTGGGCTTTATTTTGTTTAGAGCCCCTTTTGCTTCGTTTATTTTCGTGGATATGACACTCCGAATCGTTACGCACAATTTCTTTGTACTTGATCTTCGCATTTGTGAAGGATCTGCCGATAAATGATATGGCTGCCATTTGCTTCATCCCGCAGTTCGCATTCGGTATACCGCAAAGCATCTGACGTGACTGCGTGTATGCTTCATAAGGAGACCATCAAACATCATGTGTATTTACTTCTTAGGGGCAACCATCTTGGTATTAGTCGCCCTCACCATCACATTCTGGATTTTCTTGTTCAAAAGCGCATATCAGCGAAAGTTAAGCCATCAGGCCTTGGATATGGCCAAAGGCAGATTCCGACTGCTTGATGATATGCTGCTTACGCTTGATGTTGGCATTTGGTCATACGATTTCGGCACAAGGAGTATCCAAAATACTTCTTTGGCTTTTCATAAAATTACAGGTTATTCACATCGTGATTTCACGGACGGTCTTTCCTGGGAAGAGCTGATCCATCCAGAGGATATGACGTTGTTTCGATCATTGGTCGACAGAACTCGACAAGGTGAGACCGTTCATACTGAATTCCGGATTATTCATGCAGAGGGCGATGTTCGCTGGGTCCAAGTGAAGATGATTCCGATGATGAATGAATCCGGGCAAATGATCCGTACAGATGGTATTGCCGTTGATATTAGCACACGTTTCCGCATGGAGGAGGCGCTGTATGATATTACGGAATGCAAGAAGATGGAGCAAGCGCTCAAGGAAAGCATGAACCGGTATCGCAGGCTGGTAGAGCTATCTCCTATTGCCATTGCCGTTTGTAAGGACCGCAAGCTGATGTATGTAAATCCCGCTGGACTTCGGATCATTGGAGCGGCTGGGCCTGAGAATATCCTGGGTACCGATCCTTGGGACTGGGTGCTGGATCCCTACGAGGAGTGGGAACGCAAACGGCTCATGCAGCTTATTCGATCAGGGCAGGTCGTTCCCGAGGAATTATCCATAAAGCGGGTTGACGGAGAGCGGGTCGATGTCGTGACAACGGCCTTGTATGATGCGGAATCTGACGCGATTGAGATTTTCTTCGAGGATATCACCGCCCGCAAATCCGCGGAACGGGCCCTTATGGAAAGCGACCGAATCAACCGCCATATCCTGGATATCGCTCCTGTTGCGATGTTCCTGCACTCCGATTTTTCTTATGTTTATGCGAATCCGGCGGGCCTTTCCTTATTGGGTATAGCGGATATCGTACAATTAGCGGGAACTTCACTCCAGGACGTAATCCCCTCGGATCAGGTCGAGTTCGTGATTGCGGAGGTTGAGCATGTGTACGAAAGCGGGAATACCTCGGAGCTCACCGGGAACAAACTGGTCCAACTGGATGGAACGATCATCGATATAGAGGCAATTACGACACCTATTCCTTATATAGGTCATAACACGGCGCTTACCATTATTCGCGATGTTACGCAGCAGAAGCAGGCTGAACGGGAGCGCATTGCGGCAGAAAGGCTAGTTCGGGAGAGCGAGGACCGTTATTTTAGGCTGCAAATGAGCCTGGATCAATTCTCTTCCGACCTTTTTGGGATGGTGAAGATCAGTGAATTGAACGCCCGTATCGTGAGGGAAATTAAGAAGGTGCTGGTGACGGATCGGGTGAGCCTCATCCAGATCAACCACCACAGCCTGCATATCAAAATCCAAGGGGGCCATAAAGTTCTGCCGCAAGGTGTGCTTCATGCGATCCATACATGCGGTCCCGAGCATATTCCATTCTGTAAACTGTTTGAGATGTCCGACGGATATTTTGTCAAGATTGGAGAAATGAACGGGGATAGCAGCATTGTCTGCATTGGCGGAGAGGTTCCCTTGCTAATGATTCAGGCCAAAAAAATATGGCTGGAGACCATTACGCGCTATGCAAGTGTCCTGTACGATAACTTCCGCGTCATTGAGGATTTGACGAGGGAGCTGGAGAAGCTGGATTCATCCCAGCAGATCATGCCCTTGTGGCTGCTGCGACTGATGTTGCATTTATCTGAAAATGAGCGGAAGCGATTGTCCCAAGATCTTCACGATGCTGCGCTCCAGGAACAGATTATATGGTACAGGAAATTAAATCAGATTACATCGGATCATGAGCTGCCGGAGCAACTTCGCCCACAGCTGGAGGAAATCGAGCAGGGGCTTCTGGATGTCATATATCAGATTCGAATTACGTGCAACGAGCTTCGCCCCCCGCTGCTCAAGGAGGAGGGTTTGGAACGTTCGCTGGAGGCATTGTTTGAATTTACCCAGCTCCGCACCAATTATTCTATACAGTTCGACTGCTCGAACTTCGATGATGATATAAGTGACGATCACTTGATCGGACTGTACAGAATTGTCCAGGAGCTGCTGGCCAATGCCACGAAGCATTCCAACGCGACCGAGGTAAAGCTCCGTTTGTCCACTCAGTGTGATGAGGTCAATCTTAGCTATGAAGATAACGGGATTGGGATCGATTTGAACCAGAAACCGGATCAATTCAATCATATGGGGATCGGCGGCATGAAGGAAAGGGTGAGAAGCATGAACGGTAAAATCCAGTTCGACTCATCGAAGAGCGGGGGGACGGCTGTCTATATATCCATAACAGCAAAGTAAACATTCCACCGGCAGTGAAGTAATCAAGATACCAGATTGAAGGAGCCATGAGTGAACATGATCGAAATTTTATTAGTGGATGACCATCCCTCGGTGATGGAGGGAACCAAGGTGCTGCTTGAGCAGGAAAAGGATATGTTCGTGAAGCTTGCGAATACGCCGGAGCAGGCGCTGGAGCTGGTGAGAACGTTGCATTTTGACGTAATGCTGATTGATATGCATATGCCGGGCATGAGCGGAATTGATTTGGCCAAGCAGATCCTCCAAATCGTTCCGAACGCGGTGATGCTGGTTTATACGGGTTTTGAAGTCAGCAATCATTTTAATTTGATTATGGAGGCCGGACTGGCTGGTTTTGTCTCGAAAACGTCGGGCAAAGAGCAGTTGGTAACGGCTGTTCGATGTGCGCTGCGAGGGGAAGTAGTTCTGCCGTTAACACTTGTGAAGCAGCTCCGGCGTGTTACCGCAAATGGTCCGGAACGGACAGCAGGGGCGCCGGCAGCCCAGTCTATAACCGATAAAGAATATAGTATTCTCAAGGAAATCGCTCGCGGAAAGAGTAACAAGGAGATTGCGGGAATGGTGATCATGAGCCAGCGTTCACTGGAGTACTGCTTAACCAATCTGTTTCAAAAGTTGAATGTGAAGTCACGCATAGAAGCTGCACTGAAGGCAAAGCAGATGGGAATCCTCTCGGATTCGGATTTTGTTCAGCTGGGCTGACCGGCTAGCTCTCTTTAACGTTTCAGATCATAAAGTATGTTTACCTCGACATGACACGAGAAAGATTCGCCGTTATTCGACAATATCCGCAAGACAATCCGCAAAATTCTTGCGTGAGCACGCAAGAGAATTTCGGTTACGAACGGTAAGTAAGTGTATATGCTTATGTTACTGGATGGATGTAGTCTGTAAGTAGGAAGGGTGGTAACCTGCGGCATGACAAAGGACCTATTTGAATATGGTGTCGATGACCTCTTGTCACCGGAAGAGATTGAGGAAGTTTTGGCGCAGCTTGAAGAAGAGTGGAATGAATTTAACAGCCGGAAGAAGCGAGGGTGACTCATAATGAAACGATTGAAGTCTTTGAAATCTCTGTTTGCAATGAAACTCCAGAGTCGTATGCTGTTTATTATTTTGGGGTCGATTACGATTTTTCTAGCTGGCATGATGACGTATATCAGTATGACTACAACGGAGGAAGCTCTGGATTCGGCCAAGACGCTTGCGGTGACAACGAGTGAGAAGATTGGCACGCTGGTACAAGCAGAGCTTGACGATGTCATGAGCTCCGCACGTACATTAGCTGTAAGCTTTGTTGGAATGAAAGGGACCGATACCACGAATCGCGCAGCCGTTAATGAAATACTGAGAAGAAATCTGGAAGACAATCCGTCCTGGAAAGGGATCTGGACCTTATGGGAGCCGGATGCCTTTGATGGCCGGGACAACGAATACAGAAACAAACAGGGCAGTGATCAAACGGGGCGATTGATGTCCTACTGGGCAAGAACGGAATCCGGCCTGGAACGCTCCGTAATCGAGGATTACGAGCACGAAGGGGAAGGTGACTTCTATCTCCTGGCGAAGAACAGCGGAAAAGAAATCATTATGGATCCGTACGTCTTCAAAGTAGGCAACGAAGATGTCATGATGACATCGCTCGTTGTTCCGATTATCGATAACGGAAAGACTGTCGGCGTGGTTGGCGTCGATATTTCCCTGGCACATTTGCAAAGCGTAATGGAGCAATTCCGATTGTTCGACACGGGGTATGCGCATATTTTTTCGAATACCGGCGTGATCGTAACGTCGCCGGAGGACGGGGTGATGGGGCAGACGTTGGAGGAGGCCTATCCTGGCAAGACGGTTCCCCTTATCCTTGATGCGATTCGGGAAGGAGATGTCTATACTGAGGAAGATTCCGAGCTGTACAAGCTGTATACCCCGATTAAGACCGGATTGACCGAAACGCCATGGTCTGCTGCTATCATTATCCCGATGGATGAGATTACGGCAAATTCGGATGCGTTGATTATCTCCATTATCGTTGCCGGACTGACCACTCTGGTGGCCATGGCGGCTGTCGTGGTCCTGTTAACGAGATCCATCGTGAAACCATTGGGCATTTCCGTTTCCATCGGAGAGTTCATGTCGAAGGGAGACTTCACGCAGGAGGTGCCTGCGGCTTATCTCCGCAGAGCCGATGAAATCGGCACGTTGTCCAGAGTATTCGCGCAGCTGCTGGAGAGCATGCGGGAGATGATCGGCAAAGTGAACCTGAACGCATCATCGGTAGCCGCCGCTTCACAGCAGCTATCGGCTGGTGCCGAGGAACTTGCGGTTGGAAGCAGCAGTCAGGCTGAATCCGTGCAAACGGTCAGTGAATTGTTCCATGAATGGTCAAATGCCATCAATTCTGTTGCGAGCGATGCATCAGCAGCATCCGAGCTTGTAAACCAGACCTCCGGCATTGCAACGGAAGGCAGCGGTATCGTCCAGCAGTCGGTGGAAGGCATGAATCGGGTACGAGAGCAGGTTGCCAAACTCGAAGCTGATTCCCAGCGGATTGGCGAGATTATCGAGGTGATTGACGATATCGCCAAGCAGACCAATCTGCTTGCCCTTAATGCCACGATCGAGGCTGCCCGCGCCGGCGATCAAGGAAGAGGCTTCGCTGTGGTGGCGGATGAAGTGCGCAAGCTAGCCGAACGTAGCGGAGGAGCGACGAAGCAGATCGCCGATATCATCAAGGGCATGCAGAAGAATACGGCTGATAGCGTGGAGGCGGTGAATCTAGGCGTCATCCACACGGAAAAAGCCGGTGAAGCCTTTGCCTACATTACAAGTATGGTGAATGAGTCTGCCGGTAAAGTAATGGATATTGCAGCTGCCAGCGAGGAGCAGGCAGCCCAGGCTGCCGAGGTGGCGACCGCAATTGAAACCATATCTTCGTCGACGGAGGAAACGGCGGCTACAAGCGAGGAATCGGCTGCAACGGCACAATCGCTTGCCGAGCTTGCTGAAGAGTTAAACCATACCGTATCGGCCTTCAAAATCTCGTAGCACCACTGGCATATTGATGATAAGCTTGGCCTAAGGGCCAGGCTTTTTTTATATATAAAGTTACGATTTATGTACGCTGTGAGATTTTAATACACCTATAACTACTCTTAAACGCGGTCTGTCTTCTGTGAAGTACGTCGATAGAAGTTTTTGTCCATAAATCATGCTGCACTGCTCGGACGAAGGGAGGAACACGTGTTGTGAATGGCAGCTTGTTTCAGCAGATGTTAGAAGAGGGGGATTATGTCCCGCGCTTTTACGCCTATTACTATAAGCAGTGGATGGATTATGAAATGCCATACCATCAGCATGACTCAACCGAGATTATGTATATGATCCAAGGGGTGTGCCGGATTGACGTAAAGGTAGGCGATACGGAAAAGAGTGTCACGCTCAAAAAAGGGGAGTTTATGGTGCTGGATGCCGATATTCCGCATCGGTTAATCGTTGAGCAGGCGGTCTCCTGCCGAATGCTGAATGTGGAATTCGGGTTTATGGAAAATGAAGGGAGGACGCTTTCTCTCAGGCAGATTGCAGGTGAGGAGCAAGAGGTGTCTTTTCTCCTGAATCGGCCGTTTCCCTACTTGGTGCTAGCGGATCAGGAGGAGGTATATCCGGTGCTGCGGAGCCTCGTGCTTGAACTCGATCAGAGAGGGACGGAGGGGAGAATGATGACGCATATGCTGTTTATTCAGTTGCTTGTCTGTATCGCCCGTCTGTATGAAGAAAGGGAACGCAGCGAAGTGCAGCAGAGCGAGTTCTATATTAAACGAAGCGTCGATTTCTTGCATCAGAACTATGATCGCCATATTCAGGTAAAGGACGTTGCCGCTGAAGTGAATCTGCATCCCGGCTACTTGCATCGGGTATTCCGCAGAGGGACGGGCAGGACAATAACGGAGTATCTGACCATGATTCGAATGGAAAAGGCCAAAATGCTGCTGGAGCAGACGGATATCCCCATAGATGAAATATCGGACTATGTGGGTGTTGGCAGCAGGCAATATTTTCATATGTTGTTCAAGAAGAATACGGGAACCACGCCAGTGGAATATCGGCTGCGGAAGGATCGGAATGCCTGGAAATACGGTGATCAGGATGCCAGATCAGATAAGAAGTGAGGATTTTTGACTCGGAAGAGTCCAAGAGGTCATGATTTTGATAACGCTTTCTACCACTCGATTGCTACAATAACTACAATCTAATTTGCAGCTGGGGAGTGGATAGAATGTCATTTAAGGTTGCTTTTATCGGCGCGGGCAGCATCGGCTTTACCCGGGGAATTCTGCGTGACTTGTTGACTGTACCGGAATTTAGGGATATCGAGGTCTCTTTCACCGATATCAGTCAGCATAACCTGGATATGGTCACGGAATTGTGTCAGCGGGACATTACCGAGAACGGACTGTCGATTGCGATCCAGTCCACCACGGATCGAAGACAAGCCCTGCAGGGTGCAAAATATGTCATCTGCACCATTCGCGTGGGCGGACTGGAGGCATTCCGTACGGATGTGGACATTCCGCTGAAATATGGCATCGATCAATGCGTGGGCGACACGCTCTGTGCAGGCGGCATTATGTATGGCCAGCGGGGAATCCCTGAGATGCTGAACATTTGCCAGGATATTCGCGAGGTGTGCGCACCAGATGTACTGCTGCTGAACTACTCGAATCCCATGGCTATGCTGACATGGGCATGCAATCAGTATGGCGGCGTGCGGACGATTGGATTATGCCATGGCGTACAGCATGGGCATCACCAAATCGCCGAGGTTTATGGCTTGCAGAAACAGGAAGTCGATATTGTCTGTGCCGGCATTAATCATCAAACCTGGTATATTCAAGCCTCACATAAAGGCAAGGACTTGACGGCTGGACTGCTGGAAGCGTTCGAACGGCATCCGGAGTATAGCAGGACAGAGAAGGTTCGCATCGATATGCTGCGGCGTTTCGGATACTACAGCACCGAATCCAACGGCCATCTAAGCGAATATGTTCCTTGGTACCGTAAACGGGCGGAGGAAATTACGGAGTGGATTGACCTCAGCAGTTGGATAAACGGAGAGACAGGCGGATATTTGCGAGTCTGTACCGAGGGACGCAACTGGTTCGAGACGGATTTCCCGAACTGGATGCAAGATCCGGCTATGGAGTACACGCCGGAGCACCGGGGAGAGGAGCATGGCTCCTACATTATTGAAGGCTTGGAAACCGGCCGGGTATACCGGGGGCATTTTAATGTAATGAATGAGGGCATTATCGCTAATCTGCCGAATGATGCAATCATTGAGGCGCCGGGTTACGTAGACCGCAACGGCATTTCCATGCCGCATGTAGGGAATTTGCCGTTAGGGCCGGCTGCGGTGTGTGGCGTAAGCATATCCGTTCAACGGCTGGCGGTCGAAGCGGCGGTTCATGGAGATGACAAGCTGCTTCGTCAGGCATTTATGATGGATCCGCTGGTTGGAGCGGTATGTAATCCGAAGGAAATCTGGCAGCTGGTCGATGAAATGCTGGTAGCCGGTGAAGCGTGGCTTCCTCAGTATGCGGTTTCGATCACTGAAGCGAAAGCACGTCTAATATCCGACAATCTGATCCCCACCCGTTCGTATGAAGGAGCAGCCAGACTCAAGGTGAAGACGGTGGAGGAGATGCAGCTCGATCGGGAGAAGGCGAACAAAAACGCAGGTGAATCCGACAAAGGGAAGGATCGCGAAAAAGTTTAAGCTGGTTGCACAATAACGAAGGGATATAACAACAGAAGTACTTAGAGTTTTCATGAATGCGCATGATTGAAACACTTTGGCGAGGACGGTATAACGGACAAAAATCCGTTATAATCCCTCTGCCAGAAGTGTTTTTTTCTGCATGCAGTTCATCTTTTATCTGCATATACTACGGATACATAGAGATAAATTCGGATGGACAATCCCTGACCTTAGACAGGTACACAGTTTGGGTAAAAATGGTTACAATTCAATTAGATAGGCAAAATTCACTATTAAGGAGGCATGGGGATGATAATTGGGGTTCCCAAAGAAATCAAAAATAACGAAAGTCGTGTAGGCATGACGCCGGGTACGGTCGTCAGTTTTAGAAATGCCGGACACGAAGTGCTTGTACAATCCGGGGCTGGTCTTGGGATCGGTTTTACGGATGAAGCTTACAGAGCGGCTGGAGCCAAAGTGGTTGCATCGGCTGCAGAAGCGTGGAAAGCCGAGATGGTTGTGAAGGTAAAGGAACCCCTGCAGGAGGAATATGAATACTTTCAAGAGGATATGATCCTATACACTTATCTGCACCTGGCCCCCGAGCCGGAACTGACCAAGGCGCTGGTTGACCGTAAGGTGAGTGCCGTTGCTTATGAAACGATACAATTGACGGATGGCAGCCTGCCGCTGTTGACACCGATGAGTGAAGTGGCAGGAAGAATGTCCATCCAAATCGGAGCGCATTTCCTGGAAAAAGCGCATGGCGGCAAGGGAGTTCTTCTAAGTGGCGTACCCGGGGTCGCACCAGGTAAGGTTGCCGTTATCGGCGGCGGCATCGTTGGCACTAATGCGGCAAGAATCGCGCTGGGTCTCGGTGCGGACGTCAGCATCCTCGATATTAATCCCGGCCGGCTTCGTCAACTGGATGATCTGTTCCAAGGGCGGGTCAAAACGATTATGTCCGATCCGTATCATATTGCGGAAACGGTGAAGGCCGCCGACCTTGTCGTGGGCGCAGTATTGATCCCCGGTGCGCGGGCCCCGCGCCTCGTAACGGAAGAGATGGTAAAAGAGATGAGTCCGGGATCCGTCATCGTGGATGTGGCGATTGATCAAGGGGGCTCC
Above is a window of Paenibacillus sp. FSL K6-1330 DNA encoding:
- a CDS encoding ABC transporter ATP-binding protein; amino-acid sequence: MSTNILEVNELKTYYRTRLKEHVYAVDGVSFSLEKGKTLGIAGESGCGKSTLALSLMGFYFPPLHFGSGSIVVSGTDIMKLGKEQLRSQVSGREISYIPQAAMNALNPTLKIIHFVEDIMKEHRPELNKKQVWEMAAERFETLNLSTKVLNSYPNELSGGMKQRTVIAISTILNPKVLIADEPTSALDVTSQKAVIKLLKSLLDRGYIQSLVFITHELPLLYHVTDDIIVMYAGEIVERGTAEQMIFDPIHPYTKKLMGSIIVPEEGMKGHKLAAIPGTPPNLKNVPEGCRFADRCSYVQDACRKGKIVSQTVEDRMYRCIVEPGVLKEWYANEEE
- a CDS encoding ABC transporter ATP-binding protein, whose product is MKKNDVLIRGEHLTKVFGYGKQKTTAVEDVSFTFHEGEIISIVGESGSGKTTLAKMIMGLLKESSGTIEYMGKPRQLKRHRDRKRYWKNIQAIFQDPFSSFNLFYKVEKLLLDCIKLQGDKLTKEEQFRKMKEACSFVNLKFEELHNKYPFELSGGQMQRLMIARIFMLHPKLLIADEPTSMVDACSRSTILDMLLKLRDENNMTIIFITHDVGLAYYVSDTLYIMEQGKVVERGPAEEVILNPQHPYTQQLISDVPKIHSEWDLA
- a CDS encoding PAS domain S-box protein — encoded protein: MVLVALTITFWIFLFKSAYQRKLSHQALDMAKGRFRLLDDMLLTLDVGIWSYDFGTRSIQNTSLAFHKITGYSHRDFTDGLSWEELIHPEDMTLFRSLVDRTRQGETVHTEFRIIHAEGDVRWVQVKMIPMMNESGQMIRTDGIAVDISTRFRMEEALYDITECKKMEQALKESMNRYRRLVELSPIAIAVCKDRKLMYVNPAGLRIIGAAGPENILGTDPWDWVLDPYEEWERKRLMQLIRSGQVVPEELSIKRVDGERVDVVTTALYDAESDAIEIFFEDITARKSAERALMESDRINRHILDIAPVAMFLHSDFSYVYANPAGLSLLGIADIVQLAGTSLQDVIPSDQVEFVIAEVEHVYESGNTSELTGNKLVQLDGTIIDIEAITTPIPYIGHNTALTIIRDVTQQKQAERERIAAERLVRESEDRYFRLQMSLDQFSSDLFGMVKISELNARIVREIKKVLVTDRVSLIQINHHSLHIKIQGGHKVLPQGVLHAIHTCGPEHIPFCKLFEMSDGYFVKIGEMNGDSSIVCIGGEVPLLMIQAKKIWLETITRYASVLYDNFRVIEDLTRELEKLDSSQQIMPLWLLRLMLHLSENERKRLSQDLHDAALQEQIIWYRKLNQITSDHELPEQLRPQLEEIEQGLLDVIYQIRITCNELRPPLLKEEGLERSLEALFEFTQLRTNYSIQFDCSNFDDDISDDHLIGLYRIVQELLANATKHSNATEVKLRLSTQCDEVNLSYEDNGIGIDLNQKPDQFNHMGIGGMKERVRSMNGKIQFDSSKSGGTAVYISITAK
- a CDS encoding response regulator transcription factor: MIEILLVDDHPSVMEGTKVLLEQEKDMFVKLANTPEQALELVRTLHFDVMLIDMHMPGMSGIDLAKQILQIVPNAVMLVYTGFEVSNHFNLIMEAGLAGFVSKTSGKEQLVTAVRCALRGEVVLPLTLVKQLRRVTANGPERTAGAPAAQSITDKEYSILKEIARGKSNKEIAGMVIMSQRSLEYCLTNLFQKLNVKSRIEAALKAKQMGILSDSDFVQLG
- a CDS encoding methyl-accepting chemotaxis protein is translated as MKRLKSLKSLFAMKLQSRMLFIILGSITIFLAGMMTYISMTTTEEALDSAKTLAVTTSEKIGTLVQAELDDVMSSARTLAVSFVGMKGTDTTNRAAVNEILRRNLEDNPSWKGIWTLWEPDAFDGRDNEYRNKQGSDQTGRLMSYWARTESGLERSVIEDYEHEGEGDFYLLAKNSGKEIIMDPYVFKVGNEDVMMTSLVVPIIDNGKTVGVVGVDISLAHLQSVMEQFRLFDTGYAHIFSNTGVIVTSPEDGVMGQTLEEAYPGKTVPLILDAIREGDVYTEEDSELYKLYTPIKTGLTETPWSAAIIIPMDEITANSDALIISIIVAGLTTLVAMAAVVVLLTRSIVKPLGISVSIGEFMSKGDFTQEVPAAYLRRADEIGTLSRVFAQLLESMREMIGKVNLNASSVAAASQQLSAGAEELAVGSSSQAESVQTVSELFHEWSNAINSVASDASAASELVNQTSGIATEGSGIVQQSVEGMNRVREQVAKLEADSQRIGEIIEVIDDIAKQTNLLALNATIEAARAGDQGRGFAVVADEVRKLAERSGGATKQIADIIKGMQKNTADSVEAVNLGVIHTEKAGEAFAYITSMVNESAGKVMDIAAASEEQAAQAAEVATAIETISSSTEETAATSEESAATAQSLAELAEELNHTVSAFKIS
- a CDS encoding AraC family transcriptional regulator → MNGSLFQQMLEEGDYVPRFYAYYYKQWMDYEMPYHQHDSTEIMYMIQGVCRIDVKVGDTEKSVTLKKGEFMVLDADIPHRLIVEQAVSCRMLNVEFGFMENEGRTLSLRQIAGEEQEVSFLLNRPFPYLVLADQEEVYPVLRSLVLELDQRGTEGRMMTHMLFIQLLVCIARLYEERERSEVQQSEFYIKRSVDFLHQNYDRHIQVKDVAAEVNLHPGYLHRVFRRGTGRTITEYLTMIRMEKAKMLLEQTDIPIDEISDYVGVGSRQYFHMLFKKNTGTTPVEYRLRKDRNAWKYGDQDARSDKK
- a CDS encoding alpha-glucosidase/alpha-galactosidase: MSFKVAFIGAGSIGFTRGILRDLLTVPEFRDIEVSFTDISQHNLDMVTELCQRDITENGLSIAIQSTTDRRQALQGAKYVICTIRVGGLEAFRTDVDIPLKYGIDQCVGDTLCAGGIMYGQRGIPEMLNICQDIREVCAPDVLLLNYSNPMAMLTWACNQYGGVRTIGLCHGVQHGHHQIAEVYGLQKQEVDIVCAGINHQTWYIQASHKGKDLTAGLLEAFERHPEYSRTEKVRIDMLRRFGYYSTESNGHLSEYVPWYRKRAEEITEWIDLSSWINGETGGYLRVCTEGRNWFETDFPNWMQDPAMEYTPEHRGEEHGSYIIEGLETGRVYRGHFNVMNEGIIANLPNDAIIEAPGYVDRNGISMPHVGNLPLGPAAVCGVSISVQRLAVEAAVHGDDKLLRQAFMMDPLVGAVCNPKEIWQLVDEMLVAGEAWLPQYAVSITEAKARLISDNLIPTRSYEGAARLKVKTVEEMQLDREKANKNAGESDKGKDREKV
- the ald gene encoding alanine dehydrogenase, with translation MIIGVPKEIKNNESRVGMTPGTVVSFRNAGHEVLVQSGAGLGIGFTDEAYRAAGAKVVASAAEAWKAEMVVKVKEPLQEEYEYFQEDMILYTYLHLAPEPELTKALVDRKVSAVAYETIQLTDGSLPLLTPMSEVAGRMSIQIGAHFLEKAHGGKGVLLSGVPGVAPGKVAVIGGGIVGTNAARIALGLGADVSILDINPGRLRQLDDLFQGRVKTIMSDPYHIAETVKAADLVVGAVLIPGARAPRLVTEEMVKEMSPGSVIVDVAIDQGGSIETIDRITTHDNPTYEKHGVIHYAVANMPGAVARTSTMALTNVTAPYGLRIASKGLRSAARHDQALAKGINVIDGKVTYEAVAAAHGYAYTSIDDYLLA